In Fusobacterium sp. SYSU M8D902, the DNA window TTTTTTATGTCTTTATTACCTAAAGAACTTATTAAAGAAATTGTTAAAAAAGGAAATTTTAAGTCTGCTACTGATATTCAAGAAGCTCTTAAAGATCTAATGAAAGAATTTATCCAAGAATCACTTGAAGCAGAATTAGATACTCAGTTAGGATATGAAAAATATAGTAAAAAAGAAGATTGTGAGAACTCTAGAAATGGATATTCTAAAAAGAAAGTTAAATCTTCTTTTGGAGAAATAGAACTTGATATCCCACGCGACAGAAATAGTGAATTTGAACCTAAAATCGTTCCAAAATATTCGCGGGATATTTCTAACCTAGAAGAAAAAGTTATTTCTATGTATGGATTAGGTATGTCTACAAGAGATATTAATAAACATGTCCAAGAAATTTA includes these proteins:
- a CDS encoding transposase produces the protein MSLLPKELIKEIVKKGNFKSATDIQEALKDLMKEFIQESLEAELDTQLGYEKYSKKEDCENSRNGYSKKKVKSSFGEIELDIPRDRNSEFEPKIVPKYSRDISNLEEKVISMYGLGMSTRDINKHVQEI